Proteins from a genomic interval of Gordonia sp. SL306:
- a CDS encoding GuaB3 family IMP dehydrogenase-related protein, whose protein sequence is MRDLVDIGMGRTARRTFELDDISIVPSRRTRSSKDVSTAWQIDAYRFESPILSHPTDALVSPAVAVELGKLGALGVINGEGLWARHRDVDAKIAELIAVATENPDPLAAIRHLQQLHSAPLDTGLLREAVSTVRDAGVTTAVRVSPQHAPELTPALLEAGVEILVVHGTIISAEHVAQVDSDGAAREPLNLKTFIAELDIPVIAGGVHDHRTALHLMRTGAAGVIVGYGSAAGATTTGEVLGIGVPMATAIADAAAARREYLDETGGRYVHVIADGDIHGSGDLAKAIACGADAAVLGTPLAAAAESPGLGWYWPSAAAHPDTPRGALLQVATDDDRPSLECVLTGPSQDPFGELNLVGALRRSMAKAGYSDLKEFQKVGLSLHS, encoded by the coding sequence GTGCGTGATCTCGTGGACATCGGTATGGGCCGAACGGCCCGCCGCACGTTCGAACTCGATGACATCAGTATCGTCCCGTCCCGTCGGACCAGGTCGTCCAAGGATGTCTCCACCGCGTGGCAGATCGATGCCTACCGTTTCGAGTCACCGATCCTCAGTCACCCGACCGATGCGCTGGTGTCGCCCGCGGTGGCGGTCGAACTCGGCAAACTCGGTGCGCTCGGTGTGATCAACGGCGAGGGGCTGTGGGCCAGGCACCGCGACGTCGACGCGAAGATCGCCGAGCTCATCGCCGTGGCCACCGAGAATCCCGATCCGCTGGCGGCGATTCGTCATCTGCAGCAACTGCATTCGGCGCCGTTGGACACCGGGCTGCTGCGTGAGGCGGTGTCCACCGTGCGTGACGCCGGGGTCACCACCGCGGTCCGGGTGAGTCCGCAGCACGCGCCGGAGCTGACGCCCGCGCTGTTGGAGGCCGGTGTGGAGATCCTGGTGGTGCACGGCACGATCATCTCGGCCGAGCATGTCGCGCAGGTGGATTCCGACGGCGCCGCCCGAGAACCGTTGAACCTCAAGACCTTCATCGCCGAGCTCGACATCCCGGTGATCGCCGGCGGTGTGCACGACCACCGGACGGCTCTGCATCTGATGCGGACCGGAGCCGCGGGCGTGATCGTCGGATACGGCTCCGCCGCGGGTGCGACCACGACCGGGGAGGTCCTGGGTATCGGCGTCCCGATGGCCACGGCGATCGCCGATGCGGCCGCCGCGCGACGTGAATACCTCGACGAGACCGGCGGACGGTATGTACACGTCATCGCCGACGGCGACATCCACGGTTCCGGGGATCTCGCCAAGGCGATCGCGTGCGGCGCCGATGCGGCCGTCCTCGGCACCCCGCTCGCGGCTGCTGCCGAATCGCCGGGCCTCGGCTGGTACTGGCCGTCGGCGGCCGCGCATCCGGACACGCCGCGTGGTGCGCTGCTACAGGTCGCGACCGACGACGATCGACCCAGCCTGGAGTGTGTGCTCACCGGGCCTTCCCAGGATCCGTTCGGCGAGCTGAACCTCGTGGGAGCGCTGCGGCGGTCGATGGCCAAGGCCGGCTACAGCGACCTGAAGGAATTCCAGAAGGTCGGACTCTCGCTGCATTCCTGA
- a CDS encoding energy-coupling factor transporter transmembrane component T family protein: MTALGVYRPGRSPLHRLPTGLKLLGLAAGILAISLTVRTLPAVGILAVGVAVVFAMGGIGPREAWRQMRPVTWVLAFVFVFQVVFTDWQRALLVCAVLAASVALAAAVTLTTRTSAILDAIVAGLSPLLRIGVRTDHIALALALAIRSIPLMVEVVGQVDEARQARGLRPGARILVAPVVVAALRTADGFADTLIARGLD, translated from the coding sequence ATGACCGCACTCGGCGTCTACCGTCCGGGACGGTCACCGCTGCACCGCCTTCCGACCGGCCTCAAGCTGCTCGGGCTGGCGGCGGGCATCCTCGCCATCAGCCTCACCGTCCGCACCCTGCCTGCGGTCGGCATCCTCGCGGTCGGGGTCGCGGTGGTCTTCGCGATGGGCGGGATCGGCCCGCGGGAGGCATGGCGACAGATGCGCCCGGTGACCTGGGTGCTGGCCTTCGTGTTCGTGTTCCAGGTGGTGTTCACCGATTGGCAGCGCGCCCTGCTGGTCTGCGCGGTACTCGCCGCCTCGGTCGCATTGGCCGCGGCCGTCACTCTCACCACCCGGACATCGGCCATCCTCGACGCCATCGTCGCCGGGTTGAGTCCGCTGCTGCGCATCGGCGTACGCACCGATCACATCGCCCTCGCGCTGGCGCTGGCGATCCGGTCGATCCCGTTGATGGTGGAGGTCGTCGGCCAGGTCGACGAGGCCCGGCAGGCCCGCGGATTGCGTCCCGGCGCAAGGATTCTGGTCGCACCGGTGGTCGTTGCCGCGCTGCGTACGGCCGACGGATTCGCCGACACCCTCATCGCCCGCGGGCTGGACTGA